A genomic window from Candidatus Methylomirabilota bacterium includes:
- a CDS encoding urea carboxylase-associated family protein, with translation MATTQLLTIPARRGAAARMAAGQRVKIINTHGTQVVDTWAFSARDVTEWMSMEASRAWFMKLRAAVGDTFLTNQRRPILTLVEDTSGGAHDTLMAACDVPRYRLLGVEGHHDNCRDNLHAGLAGLGITVPATPSPLNLFMNIPWTADGTLAWGEPVSTPGSYAVFRAEIDLVVAFSACPQDILPINGRTGRTTEAHFIIE, from the coding sequence ATGGCGACCACGCAGCTCCTCACGATCCCCGCCCGGCGCGGCGCGGCCGCGCGGATGGCCGCCGGCCAGCGCGTCAAGATCATCAATACCCACGGCACGCAGGTGGTCGACACGTGGGCGTTCAGCGCGCGCGACGTCACGGAGTGGATGTCGATGGAGGCCAGCCGCGCGTGGTTCATGAAGCTGCGGGCCGCCGTGGGCGACACGTTCCTCACGAACCAGCGGCGTCCGATCCTGACGCTGGTCGAGGATACCTCGGGGGGCGCCCACGACACGCTCATGGCGGCCTGCGACGTTCCGCGCTACCGCCTGCTCGGGGTCGAAGGCCATCACGACAACTGCCGGGACAATCTGCACGCGGGACTCGCGGGCCTCGGCATCACGGTCCCCGCGACGCCGTCGCCGCTCAACCTGTTCATGAACATTCCCTGGACGGCCGACGGGACCCTCGCGTGGGGAGAGCCCGTCTCCACGCCGGGGAGCTACGCGGTCTTTCGCGCGGAGATCGATCTGGTCGTCGCGTTCTCCGCCTGTCCGCAGGACATCCTGCCCATCAACGGCCGGACGGGGCGGACCACCGAGGCCCACTTCATCATCGAGTAG